A window from Gammaproteobacteria bacterium encodes these proteins:
- the pgsA gene encoding CDP-diacylglycerol--glycerol-3-phosphate 3-phosphatidyltransferase codes for MNNNIPNLLTFLRIILIPVFVVVFYLPVPWSNTVSALIFVAAAVTDWFDGFLARRWNQTSPFGAFLDPVADKLMVAVTLVLLVQNDPSVWLAIPAAIIIGREIVVSALREWMAEIGGRAHVAVSMIGKYKTAAQMVSLVLLLYGEPVAGMPTVDVGMVLLYLAVTLTLWSMVAYLRAAWPSLSADESRKSA; via the coding sequence ATGAATAACAATATCCCCAATCTGCTCACTTTCCTGCGCATTATTCTCATCCCGGTCTTCGTTGTGGTGTTCTATCTTCCCGTGCCATGGTCCAATACCGTCTCCGCCTTGATTTTTGTCGCCGCCGCCGTGACCGACTGGTTCGACGGTTTTCTCGCCCGGCGCTGGAACCAGACCTCGCCCTTCGGCGCCTTCCTTGATCCGGTGGCGGACAAGCTCATGGTGGCGGTGACGCTGGTGTTGCTGGTGCAAAACGATCCCAGTGTTTGGCTGGCGATACCCGCCGCCATTATCATCGGCCGGGAAATCGTCGTGTCGGCCCTGCGCGAGTGGATGGCCGAAATCGGCGGGCGGGCCCATGTGGCCGTGAGCATGATTGGAAAATACAAAACCGCGGCGCAGATGGTATCGCTGGTGCTGTTGCTGTACGGAGAACCTGTTGCGGGCATGCCGACTGTCGATGTGGGTATGGTATTGCTCTATCTTGCGGTGACCCTCACCCTGTGGTCCATGGTGGCCTATCTGCGTGCGGCATGGCCCAGTTTGAGCGCGGACGAGAGCCGTAAATCTGCTTGA
- a CDS encoding DNA-binding protein: MANTASSAGRKVTAVREAFTKTELLATIAENTGLTKKDVAKVLDELAVVIERHIKPRSVGEFKLPGLFKIKTVRKKATKARKGINPFTGEETMFQAKPARTVVKLTPLKKLKDMV; the protein is encoded by the coding sequence ATGGCGAATACAGCAAGCTCTGCTGGAAGAAAAGTGACGGCGGTGCGGGAAGCGTTCACCAAAACCGAGTTGCTGGCGACCATTGCCGAAAATACCGGCCTGACCAAGAAAGACGTGGCCAAGGTGTTGGATGAGTTGGCGGTAGTGATCGAGCGCCACATCAAGCCCCGGTCAGTGGGTGAGTTTAAATTGCCCGGCCTGTTCAAAATCAAAACGGTGCGCAAAAAAGCGACCAAAGCGCGCAAAGGCATCAATCCCTTTACCGGGGAGGAGACCATGTTTCAGGCTAAACCCGCCCGTACCGTGGTCAAGCTGACACCGTTGAAAAAGCTCAAGGATATGGTTTAG
- a CDS encoding DNA polymerase III subunit gamma/tau, translating to MSYQVLARKWRPRRFEDMAGQGHVLRALVNALDHQRLHHAYLFTGTRGVGKTTVARIFAKALNCETGISSRPCGQCQACREIDAGRFVDLIEVDAASRTKVEDTRELLENVQYAPGYGRFKVYLIDEVHMLSGHSFNALLKTLEEPPPHVKFLLATTDPQRLPVTVLSRCLQFNLKRLPAAEIEAYLAMVTKAEKVAAEPAALRQLAAAADGSMRDGLSLLDQAIAFGGGAVKAVEVGAMLGTLDRAHVLGLLGALAAGEGAALLDRVAEMAELAADFEQVLADMLSLLQRIAVVQVVPAAATDDDAPLRELARLMAPEEVQLYYQIALLGRRDLGLAPEPRSAFEMILLRMLAFRPETLPAEGGEAGPAPPPVATAPAPPRRPAATEAGEWPALLAALRVQGVPRQLAGNCVLSRREGDSFHLTLAPAHASLRSQKAEERLQQALAEHLGRPVKLSIVVGEAAAETPAAREQRQARQRQAEAVAAIEQDEHVKAFQERFGARVVPDSIKPIEPNP from the coding sequence ATGAGCTATCAGGTCTTGGCGAGAAAATGGCGCCCCCGCCGTTTCGAGGACATGGCGGGGCAGGGCCATGTGCTGCGCGCCCTGGTCAATGCCCTGGACCACCAGCGCCTGCATCACGCCTATTTGTTCACCGGCACCCGCGGGGTGGGCAAGACCACCGTGGCCCGCATCTTCGCCAAAGCCCTCAACTGCGAGACCGGCATTTCCTCCCGTCCCTGCGGCCAGTGTCAGGCCTGCCGGGAGATCGATGCCGGCCGCTTCGTGGATCTCATCGAAGTGGACGCTGCCTCCCGCACCAAGGTGGAAGACACCCGCGAGCTGCTGGAAAACGTGCAATACGCCCCCGGCTACGGCCGCTTCAAGGTGTATCTCATTGACGAGGTGCACATGCTCTCCGGCCACAGCTTCAATGCTCTTTTGAAAACCCTGGAAGAGCCGCCGCCCCACGTTAAATTCCTGCTGGCCACCACCGACCCCCAGCGGCTGCCGGTGACGGTTTTGTCGCGCTGTCTGCAATTCAATCTCAAGCGCCTGCCGGCAGCGGAGATCGAGGCCTATCTGGCCATGGTGACGAAGGCGGAGAAGGTGGCGGCGGAGCCGGCCGCCCTGCGCCAGTTGGCCGCCGCCGCCGACGGCAGCATGCGCGATGGCCTCAGCCTGTTGGATCAGGCCATTGCTTTCGGCGGGGGCGCGGTGAAAGCGGTGGAAGTGGGCGCCATGCTGGGCACCCTGGACCGGGCCCACGTGCTGGGCCTGCTGGGGGCTCTGGCGGCGGGGGAGGGCGCCGCCTTGCTGGACCGGGTCGCGGAGATGGCGGAACTGGCGGCGGATTTCGAACAGGTTCTGGCCGATATGCTGAGTCTGCTGCAACGCATCGCCGTCGTGCAGGTGGTGCCCGCCGCGGCGACCGATGACGACGCCCCCTTGCGCGAGCTGGCCCGGCTCATGGCGCCCGAAGAGGTGCAGCTTTACTACCAGATCGCCTTGCTGGGCCGGCGGGATCTGGGTCTGGCGCCCGAGCCCCGCAGCGCCTTTGAAATGATTCTCCTGCGCATGCTGGCCTTTCGCCCTGAAACGCTGCCTGCAGAAGGGGGCGAGGCGGGCCCTGCGCCACCACCGGTGGCCACCGCCCCGGCTCCGCCCCGGCGCCCGGCTGCCACCGAAGCGGGGGAGTGGCCCGCCTTGCTGGCGGCCCTGCGCGTGCAGGGGGTGCCCCGCCAACTGGCGGGAAATTGTGTCCTGAGCCGGCGCGAGGGTGACAGTTTTCATTTGACCCTGGCCCCGGCCCATGCCTCCCTGCGCAGCCAAAAGGCCGAGGAGCGGCTGCAACAGGCCCTCGCGGAGCACTTGGGCCGGCCGGTAAAGTTGAGTATCGTGGTAGGAGAGGCGGCGGCGGAGACCCCGGCGGCCCGGGAGCAGCGCCAGGCGCGGCAGCGCCAGGCCGAGGCGGTGGCCGCCATCGAGCAGGATGAGCACGTCAAAGCTTTCCAGGAGCGGTTCGGTGCCCGCGTGGTGCCGGACTCCATCAAACCCATAGAGCCAAACCCGTAA
- a CDS encoding YbaB/EbfC family nucleoid-associated protein, protein MMKGGLGNLMKQAQRMQENMQKVQEEIAQMEVTGQSGGGLVSVVMNGRHDVKRVAVDPSLMEEDKEMIEDLLAAAVNDAVRQVEEATKEKMSAATAGMGLPAGMKLPF, encoded by the coding sequence ATGATGAAGGGTGGACTCGGCAATCTGATGAAACAAGCCCAGCGCATGCAGGAAAACATGCAGAAGGTGCAGGAAGAAATCGCCCAGATGGAAGTGACCGGCCAGTCTGGCGGCGGCCTGGTGAGCGTGGTGATGAACGGTCGCCACGACGTCAAGCGGGTCGCCGTTGACCCCAGCCTGATGGAAGAAGACAAGGAAATGATCGAAGATCTGCTGGCCGCCGCCGTCAACGACGCCGTGCGCCAGGTGGAAGAGGCCACCAAGGAAAAAATGTCCGCCGCCACTGCGGGCATGGGCTTGCCGGCGGGCATGAAACTGCCGTTTTGA